Proteins from a genomic interval of Halomonas alkaliantarctica:
- a CDS encoding FadR/GntR family transcriptional regulator, which produces MTSSLIKPAARPSIAEHLAEEIFGGRYHPGDLVPREMDLCERFAINRSAVRSDLRQLVDAGIIERISGHGSKVREYSEWHILDAQVTDWLTRYAAPNPDIQREILAFRLDVEPYVAMTAAKRAKARDLVAIEEAFEGLGQNLRNATCEEERRLHSECDFAFHEAIFKATHNIVWAQLSHILRPSIYMLISMSNENAPDPEESLERHRQLMESIRLRRPREAFLASQAVLAGTAAALGLEHSVSSLGRSVELPHTTP; this is translated from the coding sequence GTGACGTCATCTCTCATTAAGCCAGCAGCTCGCCCCAGTATCGCCGAACATCTCGCCGAGGAGATCTTCGGTGGTCGCTACCACCCAGGTGACCTCGTACCCCGTGAAATGGATCTATGCGAACGCTTTGCTATTAACCGCTCTGCGGTGCGTAGCGACCTGCGCCAACTGGTCGATGCCGGTATTATCGAGCGTATCTCCGGCCATGGCTCTAAGGTGCGCGAGTACTCGGAGTGGCATATTCTAGACGCTCAGGTGACCGACTGGTTAACCCGTTACGCCGCGCCCAACCCGGATATTCAGCGCGAAATCCTCGCCTTCCGCCTGGACGTTGAACCCTATGTGGCGATGACCGCCGCAAAGCGCGCCAAAGCGCGTGATCTGGTGGCCATCGAAGAAGCCTTTGAAGGGCTAGGGCAGAATCTGCGCAACGCCACCTGCGAAGAGGAGCGGCGGCTGCACAGCGAGTGCGATTTCGCCTTTCATGAGGCGATCTTCAAGGCAACTCACAATATTGTCTGGGCGCAGCTATCACATATCCTGCGGCCCTCCATCTATATGTTGATATCCATGTCCAACGAGAACGCCCCGGACCCTGAAGAGAGTCTGGAGCGCCATCGTCAGTTGATGGAGAGTATTCGGCTGCGCCGCCCCCGGGAGGCGTTTTTAGCCTCACAAGCAGTATTAGCGGGCACCGCCGCCGCATTGGGGCTTGAACACAGCGTCAGTTCATTAGGGCGCAGCGTTGAGCTGCCCCACACCACCCCCTGA
- a CDS encoding IlvD/Edd family dehydratase produces MANFHRITPDQLRSRYWFDNPDHAGTTALCIERYLNYGITLDELTSGKPIIGICQSGSDLTPCNRHHIDLVKRVKDGIRSAGGVPFEFPMHPIHENVRRPTAALDRNLAYLGIVEVLHGYPLDGVVLTTGCDKTTPAALMAAATVNIPAIVLSGGPMLNGWRGAERVGSGTIIWELRKRLAAGDIDYAEFLSRASDSAPSIGHCNTMGTASTMNSMAEVLGMSLPGSAVIPAPYKERAMVAYDTGTRIVDMVWEDLRPLDILTREAFENAIVACSALGGSSNAPVHINAIARHAGIELDNDDWQRLGHEIPLLANVMPAGAFLCEEFYRAGGVPAILHELQTAGKLHGDALTVNGRTIGDNLQGRETQDVDVICRYNDPLVNHAGFLNLKGNLFDSALMKTSVISRDFRERFLNDPNDPEAFEGKVVVFDGSEDYHARIDDPALNIDSRTILVMRGAGPVGHPGGAEVVNMQPPEALIKQGIESLPCLGDGRQSGTSGSPSILNASPEAATGGGLALLESGDRLRVDLKRGQVQLLIEDSELEARRERLAQQGGYRYPGHQTPWQEIQRSMVEPLDRGMTLEPATKYRDVARRHPPRDNH; encoded by the coding sequence ATGGCCAATTTTCATCGAATAACCCCCGATCAACTGCGTTCACGTTACTGGTTCGATAACCCTGATCACGCTGGTACCACGGCGCTGTGTATCGAGCGCTACCTTAATTACGGCATTACCCTGGATGAGCTGACCAGCGGTAAGCCGATTATCGGCATCTGCCAGTCGGGCTCGGATTTAACCCCATGTAATCGCCACCACATCGACTTGGTCAAGCGGGTAAAAGATGGAATTCGCTCAGCGGGTGGCGTGCCGTTTGAATTTCCCATGCATCCTATTCATGAGAACGTGCGGCGACCTACGGCGGCGCTGGATCGTAATCTTGCTTATTTAGGCATCGTGGAAGTGCTGCACGGCTACCCGCTGGACGGCGTGGTATTAACCACCGGCTGCGATAAAACTACCCCTGCCGCGCTGATGGCGGCGGCAACGGTGAATATTCCCGCCATCGTGCTGTCCGGCGGGCCGATGCTCAACGGTTGGCGCGGTGCGGAGCGGGTGGGCTCAGGCACCATCATCTGGGAGTTGCGCAAGCGCTTGGCAGCGGGCGATATCGACTACGCAGAGTTTCTCTCCCGCGCCAGCGATTCGGCGCCTTCGATTGGCCACTGCAATACCATGGGCACCGCCTCCACCATGAACTCCATGGCCGAAGTGCTGGGCATGAGCCTGCCAGGTTCGGCGGTGATACCCGCACCCTATAAAGAGCGCGCGATGGTGGCCTACGACACTGGTACACGGATTGTCGATATGGTCTGGGAAGACCTGCGCCCACTGGACATTCTGACCCGCGAAGCATTCGAAAACGCCATTGTGGCCTGCTCGGCATTGGGCGGCTCTTCCAACGCGCCGGTGCACATCAATGCCATTGCTCGCCATGCGGGTATTGAACTGGATAACGACGACTGGCAGCGCCTGGGCCATGAAATCCCGCTGCTGGCCAACGTGATGCCTGCTGGCGCGTTCCTGTGCGAAGAGTTCTATCGCGCTGGCGGCGTTCCCGCGATCCTTCATGAACTGCAAACCGCTGGGAAACTTCACGGCGATGCTCTGACGGTAAATGGACGCACGATAGGCGATAATCTACAGGGTCGCGAAACCCAGGATGTCGATGTTATTTGCCGCTATAACGATCCTCTGGTGAACCACGCAGGCTTCCTCAATCTCAAGGGCAATCTTTTCGACTCGGCGTTGATGAAAACCAGCGTGATCTCGCGGGATTTCCGGGAGCGCTTCCTGAATGACCCCAACGACCCGGAAGCCTTTGAAGGCAAAGTCGTGGTGTTTGATGGCTCCGAGGATTACCACGCCCGTATTGATGACCCCGCGCTGAATATAGATTCGCGCACCATTCTGGTGATGCGCGGAGCAGGCCCCGTAGGCCACCCAGGAGGTGCGGAAGTGGTCAATATGCAGCCGCCAGAGGCGCTGATCAAACAGGGTATCGAATCGCTACCGTGCCTGGGCGATGGCCGCCAGTCGGGTACGTCCGGTTCCCCGTCGATTCTTAATGCCTCCCCGGAAGCGGCTACGGGTGGTGGGTTGGCGCTGCTGGAAAGCGGCGACCGGCTGCGGGTAGATCTTAAACGCGGGCAAGTGCAGCTACTGATTGAGGATAGTGAGCTGGAAGCGCGCCGTGAGCGTTTAGCACAGCAGGGCGGCTATCGTTACCCAGGCCACCAGACCCCTTGGCAGGAGATCCAGCGCAGCATGGTCGAACCGCTGGATCGCGGTATGACGTTGGAGCCAGCGACTAAGTATCGCGATGTAGCCCGTCGACATCCGCCCAGGGATAATCATTAG
- a CDS encoding TRAP transporter substrate-binding protein, whose product MHHLWKRTLLMTGATLLSSGIAYAQTPDLSDPPEIDGGTVGDHGSVTLRMGLGLAESSPQYISSQYFADILDQRSEGRISVDIFPNSQLGDDVQMMEMLQTGTLDMTYPSSSPATGYVEELAVFDLPFLLPTREAAIKAMRSDAAQEMLDAFDGTGLKALAFSENGFRQLSNSAREVSSPEDVAGLDVRGLSIRTMENPVHLAIWEALGANPTPMAFGELFSAMEQGVVDGQENPWSTILTSNFYEVQDYGSETRHVYTPFIKMISQRTWDRLDPEYQELVQEAALKAADYEIQLSSEYDDWARDQLEERGMQITRLDDEQIAAFQEAVQPVYEEWAPRIGEDLVEEFQRIAESSMTD is encoded by the coding sequence ATGCACCATCTTTGGAAACGCACCCTATTAATGACCGGCGCTACACTGCTCAGCTCAGGTATCGCCTACGCGCAAACGCCTGACCTTTCCGACCCGCCAGAGATTGACGGCGGTACCGTGGGTGACCACGGCAGCGTCACCCTGCGTATGGGACTTGGCTTAGCGGAAAGCTCGCCTCAATACATCTCTAGCCAGTACTTCGCAGATATTCTTGATCAGCGCAGCGAAGGCCGCATTAGCGTTGACATCTTCCCGAACAGCCAGCTTGGCGACGATGTGCAGATGATGGAAATGCTGCAGACCGGTACGCTGGATATGACTTACCCCTCTTCTTCACCCGCTACCGGCTACGTTGAGGAGCTGGCGGTTTTCGACCTCCCCTTCTTGTTACCTACTCGGGAAGCGGCTATTAAGGCTATGCGTAGCGATGCCGCTCAGGAAATGCTCGACGCCTTCGATGGCACCGGCCTGAAGGCTCTGGCGTTCTCTGAAAACGGCTTCCGTCAGCTCTCCAATAGTGCTCGGGAAGTCTCCTCTCCAGAAGATGTGGCAGGCCTAGACGTTCGCGGCCTCTCAATTCGCACCATGGAAAACCCGGTGCACTTAGCTATTTGGGAAGCACTGGGCGCCAACCCGACCCCGATGGCGTTTGGTGAGCTCTTCTCCGCCATGGAACAGGGCGTTGTCGATGGACAGGAAAACCCCTGGAGCACCATTCTGACCTCCAACTTCTATGAAGTGCAGGACTACGGCTCCGAAACCCGCCACGTTTACACACCCTTTATCAAGATGATCTCTCAGCGTACCTGGGACCGTCTCGATCCTGAATATCAGGAACTTGTTCAGGAAGCCGCTCTGAAGGCTGCCGATTACGAAATCCAGCTTTCCAGCGAGTACGACGACTGGGCGCGGGATCAGCTTGAAGAGCGCGGCATGCAAATCACCCGCCTTGATGACGAACAGATTGCCGCTTTCCAGGAAGCCGTGCAGCCAGTTTACGAGGAGTGGGCGCCGCGCATTGGCGAAGATCTAGTGGAGGAATTCCAGCGGATTGCTGAATCATCAATGACGGACTGA
- a CDS encoding SDR family oxidoreductase — protein sequence MRLKDKTALITAAGQGIGRATALRFAAEGARVIATDINIQSLNELATTPGINTRQLNVLDSNAIDTLAAEIGAVDILFNCAGYVANGSLLDGSDEDWELSLSLNVMAMMRMIRAMLPAMLDNGGGSIVNMASVASSLKGVPNRCAYGTTKAAVLGLTKSVAADYIGQGIRCNAICPGTVDSPSLRQRIGEQAKRQGRKEDDVYAEFIARQPQGRLGSPEEIAALATYLAADESAYTTGTAQVIDGGWLI from the coding sequence ATGCGACTTAAAGACAAGACGGCTCTAATTACCGCTGCAGGCCAAGGCATTGGTCGGGCCACAGCGCTGCGCTTCGCCGCCGAGGGCGCGCGCGTCATTGCCACCGACATCAATATCCAAAGCCTCAACGAACTGGCCACCACCCCAGGCATCAACACGCGCCAGCTCAATGTTCTGGATAGCAACGCTATAGACACACTGGCCGCTGAGATAGGCGCCGTAGACATCCTCTTCAACTGTGCTGGCTATGTGGCCAACGGCTCACTGCTGGACGGCAGCGATGAAGACTGGGAACTATCGCTATCACTCAATGTGATGGCAATGATGCGTATGATTCGCGCCATGCTGCCAGCCATGCTCGATAATGGCGGCGGAAGCATCGTCAATATGGCCTCGGTGGCCTCAAGCCTCAAGGGCGTGCCCAACCGCTGCGCCTACGGCACCACCAAGGCCGCCGTGCTCGGCCTGACCAAGTCAGTCGCCGCCGACTATATCGGGCAGGGAATTCGCTGCAACGCCATCTGCCCCGGCACGGTTGACTCGCCTTCGTTGCGCCAGCGTATTGGCGAACAAGCCAAGCGCCAGGGACGTAAAGAAGATGATGTCTATGCCGAATTCATCGCCAGGCAGCCTCAGGGGCGTCTTGGCAGCCCGGAAGAAATTGCCGCCCTAGCCACCTACCTCGCCGCCGATGAGTCCGCCTATACCACAGGCACCGCCCAGGTTATTGATGGTGGCTGGCTGATCTGA
- a CDS encoding fumarylacetoacetate hydrolase family protein, translating into MKLLRFGPRGHEKPGLLDDNGVIRDLSAHVTDLAGESLDRHALEGLAALDASSLPEVPTDTRLGPCVAGVGKFICIGLNYSDHAAETGAQVPPEPVIFNKWTSAICGPNDEVIIPRDSEKTDWEVELGVVIGKAGSYIDEADAMQHVAGFCVVNDVSERAFQLERSGTWDKGKGCDTFGPLGPWLVTPDEVTDPHQLDMWLDVDGKRYQDGNTRTMVYQIPFLISYLSRFMSLQPGDVISTGTPPGVGMGQQPPVYLKPGQRMRLGIQGLGEQHQTVVADQKR; encoded by the coding sequence ATGAAATTGTTACGCTTCGGCCCGCGCGGCCATGAAAAACCCGGCCTGCTAGATGACAACGGAGTGATTCGCGACCTGTCAGCGCATGTCACCGATCTGGCCGGAGAGTCTCTCGACCGCCACGCTTTGGAAGGTCTTGCTGCGCTGGATGCATCGAGTCTGCCTGAGGTGCCCACCGACACGCGCCTGGGTCCCTGCGTTGCCGGCGTGGGTAAGTTCATCTGCATTGGCCTGAACTACTCCGACCACGCCGCCGAAACCGGCGCACAGGTTCCCCCAGAGCCGGTGATTTTCAATAAATGGACCAGTGCCATTTGCGGCCCTAATGACGAGGTGATCATTCCGCGTGACTCTGAGAAAACCGACTGGGAAGTGGAACTTGGGGTGGTGATCGGCAAGGCCGGAAGCTACATCGACGAAGCCGATGCCATGCAGCATGTTGCCGGTTTCTGTGTGGTCAACGATGTCTCAGAACGCGCATTCCAGCTCGAACGCAGCGGCACTTGGGACAAAGGCAAGGGCTGCGATACTTTTGGGCCCCTGGGCCCGTGGCTTGTCACGCCCGACGAGGTAACAGACCCCCATCAGCTCGACATGTGGCTCGACGTAGATGGTAAGCGCTACCAGGATGGCAACACTCGCACCATGGTCTATCAGATCCCGTTTCTGATCAGCTACCTGAGCCGCTTTATGAGCCTGCAGCCGGGTGATGTGATCTCCACGGGTACTCCGCCCGGTGTCGGCATGGGGCAACAGCCGCCGGTCTACCTCAAGCCCGGTCAACGTATGCGCCTGGGCATCCAGGGGCTAGGTGAGCAACACCAGACCGTCGTAGCCGACCAGAAACGCTGA
- a CDS encoding zinc-binding alcohol dehydrogenase family protein has product MRTVVCAEPGYMVLEERDPPRCGKGEALLRIRRIGVCGTDIHAYGGNQPYFSYPRVLGHELAGEIIEVGSEGDPKLIGQRAYVIPYLHCGQCRACRTGHSNCCKRIQVIGVHRDGGMCDTLAVPLDHLVVSETLELDQLALVECMAIGAHAVRRSGLGQGELAVVTGAGPIGMGVAQFARERGARVVVVDTNPERLAFCREKLDIELTLNPNEDDIDAALKAMSDDELADVVFDATGSPAAMQAGFDLVGQAGRYVLVSIVKADISFHDPDLHRKEMTLLASRNATRADFDQVTRLMESGRLRVDAMITHRAELADVPERMPTWCAPATGVVKAMIEINDTSQQSISGALS; this is encoded by the coding sequence ATGCGAACTGTCGTATGTGCCGAACCGGGTTACATGGTTCTTGAAGAGCGCGATCCCCCACGCTGCGGCAAAGGGGAAGCGCTGCTGCGTATTCGTCGTATCGGTGTGTGCGGCACCGATATACACGCCTACGGCGGCAACCAGCCTTACTTCAGCTATCCGCGCGTACTGGGCCATGAGCTGGCCGGCGAGATCATTGAGGTGGGTAGCGAGGGTGATCCCAAGCTGATTGGGCAGCGCGCCTATGTGATTCCCTATCTGCACTGCGGTCAGTGCCGTGCCTGTCGCACAGGGCACAGCAATTGCTGCAAACGGATACAAGTTATCGGGGTTCATCGGGATGGCGGCATGTGCGACACCCTGGCGGTCCCCCTCGATCATCTAGTGGTTTCCGAAACCCTAGAACTTGACCAACTGGCGCTGGTCGAGTGCATGGCTATCGGCGCCCATGCGGTGCGCCGTAGTGGACTAGGCCAGGGCGAACTGGCGGTCGTGACCGGCGCTGGGCCTATTGGCATGGGGGTGGCCCAGTTTGCGCGTGAACGTGGTGCGCGGGTAGTAGTGGTCGACACCAACCCCGAGCGCCTGGCCTTCTGTCGGGAAAAACTCGACATTGAGTTGACCTTGAACCCCAACGAGGATGATATCGACGCCGCCCTCAAGGCCATGAGCGATGATGAGCTCGCCGATGTGGTATTCGACGCCACCGGCAGTCCCGCTGCCATGCAGGCCGGATTCGACCTAGTGGGGCAAGCGGGGCGTTACGTACTGGTGAGTATCGTCAAGGCTGATATCAGCTTCCACGACCCTGACTTACACCGCAAAGAGATGACCCTGCTAGCCAGCCGCAACGCGACGCGTGCCGACTTCGATCAAGTGACCCGATTGATGGAAAGCGGGCGCCTTAGGGTCGATGCGATGATCACTCACCGTGCTGAACTGGCCGATGTCCCCGAGCGGATGCCTACTTGGTGCGCGCCTGCCACCGGTGTAGTCAAAGCTATGATCGAAATCAACGACACGTCTCAACAATCCATATCGGGAGCACTGTCATGA
- a CDS encoding UxaA family hydrolase, translating into MALDHGANLIMFTTGLGTPTGNPVTPVLKIASNTLLAMRMSDIIDFDAGSIIRGEVEIGELADRLLEMCIETASGRYRPRAVRLARYDFIPWKCGVSLQHKTRPALK; encoded by the coding sequence GTGGCTCTTGATCACGGCGCCAACCTGATCATGTTCACGACGGGGCTTGGTACGCCAACAGGAAACCCGGTCACGCCGGTACTCAAAATCGCCAGCAACACTTTGCTTGCCATGCGCATGAGCGACATTATTGACTTCGATGCAGGTTCGATCATTCGGGGTGAGGTAGAGATCGGTGAGCTGGCCGACCGCTTGCTAGAAATGTGCATCGAAACAGCGTCCGGGCGCTACCGGCCACGTGCAGTGAGGCTGGCTCGGTACGATTTCATTCCCTGGAAGTGTGGGGTATCGCTACAACATAAAACACGGCCCGCCTTAAAGTAG